In Enoplosus armatus isolate fEnoArm2 chromosome 20, fEnoArm2.hap1, whole genome shotgun sequence, the sequence AAGTACCTGGACTACCTTGTATTCTGGATACATGCAGTAGCCTTTGTTACGTACCTCATGTGGTTGAAGCCCCATGTCATTGAGAACACTCTGGAAGAATGTTTGGGATGGCTTTCCAATGACTTCTGCCTTTAAATCACAGGCATACTGGAGGGAACAAAAAGTTAACAATAAGTAGTCATTGTTTACATGTACAGAATTCTTAATAAATATATCAATGCAAATTATGTACCTCCAGAGCCTTCATGTAAACCCCAACATCTAGTTTCAAACCATCTGTCTCCTTGTAGTACCTCCtatgaaaagagcaaaacatcagaaatgttttgtttagtgctgtgaagacatttcatatttcatattgtgCTTATTACTTGGAATAAGCAATATGGTGATGTAATACCATCTTACCCTTGGCCCATAGAGAACAGGACTGGCTTCTCCAGGCCTATAAGGACCCTGAACGCCTCGTTAAGGTTCTGGTAGGAAAAATTTTCAGCTGCGTCTCCCATCACCACGCAGTTTGGGTTGGTCTTGTCAACGCTGTCAAACTCAGGGAGAAGTCCTGTAAGTAAATAAGTAAGTTTAAAGGGTAAGTCAGctgatattctttatttttcactctgtcaacaaaccccatgaggacaaaaaaagtattgtcTGTTTCACCAAAATCTGATATAGTTAATTTCTCTGTGCCATTGACCtttttttaagtgaaactaCATATCTGTAAGCCATTTTCCAAGACGTTTAGCTGGAAGCAATGGGCTTTGGGTTGAGTGAAATGGGATAGTCAGAAATTTGAGATCACACATTTTGGACAAAGGGTTTGTAGACTTTACTGTGATAGTGCCCTGAAACCGCTGATTTAAGTGAACAAAAATGTCATCCAGCTGAATATTTTCAGATGCACTATGTATATAGGGTTACTGTCAAAAAGTCTTGACAATCTAAAGCATTACCATCATACACCAGCAGGTGGGGCCGTAAGCCCCTCTCTTTAAGGACAGCCATGgctgcaggagcaggagagaagaCCTCAGACACAGAGATGTCAAAGCCCAGTCTTTGGAGCTTGGCTACAAACGTCTCTCTAGTGGCCTGGGTCTCATTGGTGCAGAATCTCAGCTGCAGGTCAGATGCCTTGAGCCTGTAAGAGGGTCAGAAGGTCAGAATGAGGATAGAGCACACAAGCTTGTGGCAACACAGTGACACCGGGACGCAGACGGCTCCTACATTGTTCAAATACACAGTAACTTCTTCaatcatacatgcacacagacctGTAGGGCGTCTTGCAAGGAACTGCTAGTTTCCATAAGTTACCAGCGCAGTGAATGACCGAGTGCATGCACTTTGCTCCATATGCTTCACAGTCAGCCGCTGCACATGCAACTATCTAACAATGTCTGAATCGACTCGCTAATTCTTCACTCACTTTTTCACAGCTTCAATCGAACCTGGAATGGCAACCCCGTCGCCCTCCCCGCTTTCATATAAAACGCCACACATGTCCAGTATGACACCTTTCAAACTCTTCGTGCAGCCTGGCCAGCCCGTGTCAGCCATGACGAAATGGAAGCCACACAGCGCATGCGCGTAATGAGAGGCAGCCCGTCATGCGCATGTAGTTATGATGCTTACAGTCAGTGAGTCACTGAAATtctgcatttatattttaagatagcttttttttttaaatgccacaAATACTCATTACTATAATACTCAAACACTCATATTCAATTATTTCAAATGACAGAACAATAAAAAGTGTGACTGACAACTAATGGCCGTTTATTTCGTGGTGATTGTGATTATTTATagctgatgatgtttttttagGAAGACTTTGAGGCTGATCGCTGCAATCCTAGGAAAAAGTTGCAGCATGGGGGCGTGTCCTCTGTGTCTAAACTCTGACCATGCCGCTGACGTAGACACAAACGCACGCGCCTGCACGAGCACGAGCTAGACAGTCTTATAAGCCTTCCGCTTCAACCGTCGGACAGGACTGGCATCTTTCGCGGTTCAAGAGGGCTTTTAAACTTCACTTCTCTCTGGTACAGTTTGGCTTCCCTTAATGTCTTCTCTCCTGTTCGAAAACGCTTGCTTGATAATTTAGTGATGGCCAAAAAGAACtaaacactgacagcaggaatgtgctaatgttagctagctagtcgGCACTATCTAAAGGAAGCGACACACCTGTCTGGTTAGCATTGATCTTAAACGCATTAGCACTTTATGGGCAAGAAGAAACATGCATTTATATATGTTGACTGGTCGGCAAGTGTAATATATAACCGCTGACACTGCTGAAACTTTAAGGTTTTAAACTTGAACGAGCTTAAAGCTTTGTCCCATGATGTAACGTTAGCTATGTAATACAAAATGGTTTGGGAGAGCTTCTTAGTTCGCAGAGGCTATCATCTGATAGGAACTCATACTTTTGGTCTTTATTTAGCTCCTGGTTGTAATGTTTGGGGGTGTGTCGTGGAGGCAGCTCCGCAACAACCTATCATCTCTCAAGAGCAGGTTTCATGGTAACTGAGTGCCACGAATCATTGGCAGGGGTCCATTGTCAAAGTATGTAGCCCAGTCAGGTgctgtctgtttgctgtttgtctaTTCATTCACTACAAGGTTACAGATTATCCCCAGCCAAGTATTGGATGGtcgcattttttttttgcccattCAGTAAATCTTTTCGTTATTAAAAACTGTTGttcttctgtttacattttgcaaATGATTTCATGGGAGTTTTGTAAACTTAAATGCTTTAGGTAATATTCAAATTCTTGCAACAGTTGTAACAGTGGGTGTGGCTTAATCATCTCCAGACAACGTGCCTAACCTAAATGCCAAAAGCTAGTGAAAGATCTCACGTTTCAGTGCCACGACGTGATGGCCACCTTCTCagtcattaatatttaaacatttagaaagtAGCAGTGAATTCTGGAAATGGTCAGCAGTaagaaaataagtaaatgttaCAAAAGTCTACTTCGACCAAATAGAAAAGTCTGGATCATCACAGTTGAGTTGCCATGCTGCTGTGGGATTAGCTTTTGTTAACCCAGTGAAGGTCTTTTCCTCTATTGTGTTGAATGTGAAAGAGAAGTGTTGTTCAGCAGACCTGTAAAGCCTATGTGCTCTATGGAATCTCACATAGCAGTGATTAGCTTATTAGGCTTGACCTTTGTAACTACAGTGAGTTTTTTAGgagcatttctttgttttagatACGATACTAtacacttttgtttgttgtatcgTATCTTTTGAGTCCACTGTCATTgaatttattgtgttttatccAGTACTGTTTTTACTCTTTCACAGCTGCATCCAGTAAAAACTACAAAGGCCAAGGAATAAATTTGGTACTGATACCAactgaattacattttatttaccatATAGACATAGCACCATGAAGGGAATGATTCTCCAGGTCAGCCGCAGCCTGAGCCGCGCTGCCCCTGTTCTCTGTCGCAGCATCCACTCTGGTACGCGTCCGGCCTCCACCGCCGCCGccaaactgtgtgtgagtgttgaacGTCCGCTCACCCCAGAGGAAATCTACGCCCGTGAGGACAAGTATGGAGCGCACAACTACCATCCCCTGCCTGTGGCCCtagagaggggggagggtgaGTCAGTTTTCCTCAAAACATTATAAATCACTAATGAATCATTGCCGACACTTTGCAAGAACTTGGTTTTCTTCTTTACTCCAGGCATCTATGTGTGGGATGTGGAGGGCAGCCGGTATTTTGACTTCCTGAGTGCTTATAGTGCAGTAAACCAGGGCCACTGCCACCCTAAGATCATAGCTGCACTCAACGCACAGGCCTCCAAACTCACCTTGACTTCCAGAGCATTCTACAATGATGTGCTGGGAACCTATGAGGAGTACATCACCAACATGTTTGGCTATGACAAAGTCTTGCCCATGAATACAGGTAATGTAGAGAAACACCCAACGCTAATTGTATGAAACATCTTCAGAGGTTATCATGAGTctatttgttgacatttatttcttttgttacAAATTAGGTGTTGAAGGTGGTGAGACTGCCTGCAAGCTTGCCCGCAAGTGGGCTTACAATGTAAAGGGGGTTCCCAAAAACAAGGCCAAAATCATTTTTGCAGGTAAGTAACCATCTTATGTCATAAAAGACTACGTCACAGTTTTGGAGTATGTCCCATTTGTCACCTTACATGTGTAGTGTGTATCTTTATTGGATCTTCCAGCTCCAGCTGTCGGAATGTAGTTCTTcctaaatacatttcaataacttgttttgtttacacAGGAAACTAGGAAGTTAGTGTACTTGTGTAATGTACTTAACCCATGAttaacatttagattttgtgTTCAGATGTtagaaaataactaaaaaacaaaaacaactacaactcTTGATTACTACAATGATTCTTTACAGTGTGGATAATACTTCAATTGGCTAAGATTACGAAACTTAGCATTAACATGCATAACAATCCTCTTGACAGATATAGGATAAGGTGATCACAGGTTAGAATTGTCCTATATTATGTAAAGATGTAAACTGAGATATGCTAAATATGTCATCTCTTTGCCTCTTGTTGATTAGATGGAAACTTCTGGGGCCGCACCATGGCAGCCATCTCCAGCTCCACTGACCCCAGTAGTTATGAAGGTTTCGGTCCCTACATGCCAGGCTTTGGACTTGTCCCATACAATGACATTCCTGCACTGGAGGTACTGGTTTTGACTATCCTCAAGACATACAGTGAAATCTACCATGATTGTTTTACTTAGTTTCAGTCATTGAGACACCTGGAGTGACATGTTTGA encodes:
- the oat gene encoding ornithine aminotransferase, mitochondrial yields the protein MKGMILQVSRSLSRAAPVLCRSIHSGTRPASTAAAKLCVSVERPLTPEEIYAREDKYGAHNYHPLPVALERGEGIYVWDVEGSRYFDFLSAYSAVNQGHCHPKIIAALNAQASKLTLTSRAFYNDVLGTYEEYITNMFGYDKVLPMNTGVEGGETACKLARKWAYNVKGVPKNKAKIIFADGNFWGRTMAAISSSTDPSSYEGFGPYMPGFGLVPYNDIPALEKALQDPDVAAFMVEPIQGEAGVVVPDQGYLTKVRELCTKYNVLWIADEVQTGLARTGRRLAVDHEEVRPDMLILGKALSGGVYPVSAVLCDDEVMLTIKPGEHGSTYGGNPVACQVAIAALQVMEEEKLAENAQKMGELLRTELRKLPKDIVTTVRGKGLLNAVVIKETKDYDAWKVCLRLRDNGLLAKPTHGDIIRLAPPLIIKKDELHECVDIIQRTIMSF
- the lhpp gene encoding LOW QUALITY PROTEIN: phospholysine phosphohistidine inorganic pyrophosphate phosphatase (The sequence of the model RefSeq protein was modified relative to this genomic sequence to represent the inferred CDS: deleted 1 base in 1 codon), coding for MTGCLSLRACAVWLHFVMADTGWPGCTKSLKGVILDMCGVLYESGEGDGVAIPGSIEAVKKLKASDLQLRFCTNETQATRETFVAKLQRLGFDISVSEVFSPAPAAMAVLKERGLRPHLLVYDGLLPEFDSVDKTNPNCVVMGDAAENFSYQNLNEAFRVLIGLEKPVLFSMGQGRYYKETDGLKLDVGVYMKALEYACDLKAEVIGKPSQTFFQSVLNDMGLQPHEALMIGDDLVNDVGGAQHCGMKGVQVRTGKYRPSDERHPMVTANGTVDNLAQAVDMILDQRQ